In the Chryseobacterium sp. MYb264 genome, one interval contains:
- the secA gene encoding preprotein translocase subunit SecA — protein sequence MSFLNKVLKGFLGDKKAQDLKEVKKVVTKIKAVEPGIQQLSDDGLREKTAEFKENIKSATSKITAQIEQIQEQIKNSKNVDEKEALFTKIEGLKKESYEIEEKVLLQILPEVFALVKETARRWAQNGEIRIKASDWDRQLAAAGKDFVEIQGDQAVWKNSWDAAGTPVNWDMVHYDVQFIGGIILHSGKIAEMATGEGKTLVGTLPIFLNALPARGVHVVTVNDYLAKRDSAWMGPLYQFHGMSIDCIDNHQPNSDGRRKAYNSDITYGTNNEFGFDYLRDNMVTSPSELVQRELNFAIVDEVDSVLVDDARTPLIISGPVPQGDRQEFDVLKPSIDRIVEVQKKTVSAIFNEAKKLIGAGNTKEGGFKLLQAYRGLPKNRQLIKFLSESGNRALLQKVEAQYMQDNNRDMPIVDKDLYFVIEEKNNQVDLTDKGVEYMSQGNEDNNFFVLPDIGTEIAELEAKNLSKEEEFEAKERLFSDFAEKSERVHTMSQLLKAYTLFEKDDEYVVIDGEVKIVDEQTGRIMEGRRYSDGLHQAIEAKENVKIEAATQTFATVTLQNYFRMYNKLAGMTGTAETEAGELWEIYKLDVVVIPTNRQILRHDRQDLVFKTNREKYNAVIEEIEKLTAAGRPVLVGTTSVEISQLLSKALQLRKINHQVLNAKLHKKEAEIVAGAGQPGVVTIATNMAGRGTDIKLSKEVKESGGLAIIGTERHDSRRVDRQLRGRAGRQGDPGSSQFYVSLEDNLMRLFGSERIAKMMDRMGHKDGEVIQHSMISKSIERAQKKVEENNFGTRKRLLEYDDVMNKQRDVIYKRRKNALFGDHLKYDITNMIFDVANSIVAKGKATGNYKDFEYEIIKTFTMESPVSQNDFNNKNVQDLTNILFKAAQEDYNMKLNLLKEKSFPIIENVYQNQGSMFKMIQVPFTDGHKTMTIVADLKEAYETQCESLINDFEKNITLSIIDENWKLHLREMDDLRRSSQGAVYEQKDPLVIYKQESFHLFSEMIDKLNKEIISFLYKGEIPA from the coding sequence ATGAGTTTTTTAAACAAAGTTCTAAAAGGGTTTTTGGGAGACAAGAAAGCGCAGGACCTAAAAGAAGTAAAAAAAGTTGTAACAAAAATCAAAGCTGTTGAACCGGGAATTCAGCAATTGTCTGATGATGGTTTAAGAGAGAAAACTGCTGAGTTTAAAGAAAATATTAAATCTGCAACCAGTAAAATCACAGCTCAAATAGAACAGATCCAGGAGCAGATAAAAAATTCTAAGAACGTAGACGAAAAAGAAGCTCTTTTCACGAAAATTGAGGGGCTTAAAAAAGAGTCTTACGAAATCGAAGAAAAAGTACTCCTTCAAATTCTTCCTGAAGTATTTGCTTTAGTAAAAGAAACGGCAAGAAGATGGGCTCAGAATGGTGAGATCAGAATCAAAGCAAGCGATTGGGACAGACAATTGGCGGCTGCGGGTAAAGATTTCGTGGAAATTCAGGGGGATCAGGCTGTTTGGAAAAACTCATGGGATGCTGCCGGAACACCCGTAAACTGGGATATGGTGCATTACGATGTTCAGTTTATCGGAGGTATTATTCTTCACAGCGGAAAAATTGCCGAGATGGCAACCGGGGAAGGTAAAACTTTGGTAGGAACATTGCCAATTTTCTTAAATGCACTTCCTGCAAGAGGAGTTCACGTGGTAACGGTGAATGACTACCTTGCAAAAAGAGACTCGGCGTGGATGGGTCCATTATATCAATTCCACGGAATGAGCATCGATTGTATCGATAATCACCAGCCGAACTCAGACGGAAGAAGAAAAGCATACAATTCAGACATTACTTATGGTACAAATAACGAATTCGGTTTCGATTATTTGAGAGATAACATGGTAACTTCACCTTCAGAACTGGTACAAAGAGAACTCAACTTTGCGATCGTGGATGAGGTTGACTCTGTTTTGGTAGATGATGCAAGAACACCTTTGATTATTTCTGGTCCAGTTCCACAAGGAGACAGACAGGAATTTGATGTTCTAAAACCTTCTATCGACAGAATTGTTGAAGTTCAGAAAAAAACAGTTTCTGCAATCTTTAATGAAGCTAAAAAGCTAATCGGTGCAGGAAACACAAAAGAAGGAGGATTCAAATTGCTTCAGGCTTACAGAGGTCTTCCTAAAAACAGACAATTAATTAAATTCTTATCGGAAAGCGGAAACCGTGCATTGCTTCAGAAAGTTGAGGCTCAATACATGCAGGACAACAACCGTGACATGCCAATTGTAGATAAAGATCTTTATTTCGTCATCGAAGAGAAGAACAATCAGGTTGACTTGACAGATAAAGGGGTTGAATACATGTCTCAAGGAAATGAAGACAACAACTTCTTCGTACTTCCTGATATCGGAACTGAAATCGCAGAATTGGAGGCTAAAAATTTATCTAAAGAAGAAGAATTCGAAGCTAAAGAAAGACTTTTCTCTGATTTTGCTGAAAAATCTGAAAGAGTTCACACGATGAGTCAATTATTGAAAGCATATACATTATTCGAAAAAGATGATGAATATGTAGTAATTGATGGTGAAGTAAAAATCGTTGACGAGCAAACAGGTCGTATCATGGAAGGAAGACGTTATTCTGACGGTCTTCACCAAGCGATCGAAGCAAAAGAAAACGTAAAAATCGAAGCGGCAACTCAGACTTTTGCAACGGTTACACTACAGAACTATTTCCGTATGTACAACAAGCTTGCGGGGATGACGGGTACTGCAGAGACAGAAGCGGGCGAGCTTTGGGAAATCTACAAATTAGACGTAGTGGTCATTCCTACCAACCGTCAGATTTTAAGACATGACAGACAGGATTTAGTTTTCAAAACTAACAGAGAAAAATATAACGCTGTAATCGAGGAAATTGAAAAATTAACTGCTGCAGGAAGACCTGTTTTGGTGGGTACAACTTCAGTTGAAATTTCTCAATTATTATCAAAAGCACTTCAATTAAGAAAAATTAATCACCAGGTTCTTAACGCGAAACTTCACAAAAAAGAAGCAGAAATCGTCGCTGGAGCAGGTCAGCCGGGAGTGGTTACAATCGCAACCAACATGGCAGGTCGTGGTACGGATATTAAGCTTTCTAAAGAAGTAAAAGAATCCGGAGGTTTAGCGATTATTGGTACAGAAAGACACGATTCTAGACGTGTTGACAGACAGTTGAGAGGTAGAGCGGGACGTCAGGGAGATCCGGGAAGTTCTCAGTTCTATGTTTCTTTGGAAGATAATTTGATGCGTTTATTCGGTTCTGAAAGAATTGCTAAAATGATGGACAGAATGGGGCATAAAGATGGTGAAGTAATTCAGCATTCTATGATCTCTAAATCTATCGAAAGAGCGCAGAAAAAAGTAGAAGAAAACAACTTCGGAACAAGAAAGAGACTTCTTGAATACGATGACGTAATGAACAAACAGCGTGACGTAATCTACAAGAGAAGAAAGAACGCTTTGTTCGGAGATCACCTGAAGTATGATATTACAAACATGATCTTTGATGTTGCCAATTCTATCGTTGCGAAAGGAAAAGCTACAGGAAACTATAAAGATTTTGAATACGAGATCATCAAGACTTTTACGATGGAATCTCCTGTTTCTCAAAACGACTTCAACAATAAAAATGTTCAGGATTTAACGAATATTTTATTTAAAGCTGCTCAGGAAGACTACAATATGAAACTGAACTTATTGAAAGAGAAATCATTCCCTATTATTGAGAATGTGTATCAAAATCAAGGTTCAATGTTCAAAATGATTCAGGTTCCTTTTACAGACGGTCATAAAACAATGACTATCGTGGCAGATCTTAAAGAAGCTTACGAAACGCAGTGTGAAAGTTTAATTAATGATTTTGAAAAGAATATCACTTTATCTATCATTGATGAAAACTGGAAACTTCACCTTCGTGAAATGGATGATTTAAGAAGATCCTCTCAAGGTGCTGTTTACGAACAGAAAGATCCGTTGGTGATTTACAAACAAGAATCTTTCCACTTATTCAGTGAAATGATCGACAAATTAAACAAAGAAATTATTTCATTCTTATATAAAGGAGAAATTCCTGCATAA
- a CDS encoding DUF2795 domain-containing protein — MYWTLELASYLSDAPWPMTKSELIDYAIRTGAPMEVVENLQAIEDEGEIYDAIDEIWSDYPTDEDYLWNEDEY; from the coding sequence ATGTACTGGACATTAGAATTAGCTTCTTACTTAAGTGACGCACCTTGGCCAATGACAAAGTCTGAACTTATCGACTATGCGATCAGAACTGGTGCACCAATGGAAGTGGTAGAAAATCTTCAGGCGATCGAAGATGAAGGAGAAATCTATGATGCAATCGACGAAATCTGGAGTGACTATCCTACGGACGAAGATTATCTTTGGAACGAAGACGAGTATTAA
- a CDS encoding GDP-mannose 4,6-dehydratase has protein sequence MIYLVTGGSGFIGSHLVEQLLKKGHSVINVDNFDDFYNYQVKIKNTLESIGKNSDFEFSDKVDDIHQLISISASENYTLYYQDIRDKKGLEQIFKNHKIDLIIHLAALAGVRPSIERPLEYEEVNVRGTMNLWELSKDFGIKKFVCASSSSVYGNNEKIPFAETDNVDNPISPYAATKKCGEILGHVYHDLYKIDMIQLRFFTVYGPRQRPDLAIHKFTKLISENQEIPFYGDGTTARDYTYIDDIIDGITKSIQYLENNSNVYEIINLGESQVINLNEMLSTIENTLGKSAIRKNLPMQPGDVLKTNADITKAKTLIGYKPDTNFQNGIKKFVEWFLRK, from the coding sequence ATGATTTATCTTGTAACAGGAGGAAGCGGATTTATTGGTTCTCACTTAGTAGAACAATTATTAAAAAAAGGACATTCTGTCATAAACGTTGACAATTTTGATGATTTCTATAATTATCAGGTAAAAATTAAGAATACTTTAGAATCAATTGGAAAAAATTCGGATTTTGAATTTTCTGATAAAGTAGATGATATCCATCAACTGATTTCAATTTCAGCATCAGAGAATTACACTTTGTATTATCAGGACATCCGTGATAAAAAAGGGCTAGAACAAATATTTAAAAATCATAAGATTGATTTAATTATTCATCTTGCAGCGCTTGCCGGCGTTCGGCCTTCCATTGAAAGACCTTTGGAATATGAAGAAGTAAATGTCCGCGGAACGATGAACCTTTGGGAGCTGAGCAAAGATTTTGGTATTAAAAAATTCGTTTGTGCATCATCTTCAAGTGTTTACGGAAACAACGAAAAAATTCCGTTTGCAGAAACAGATAATGTAGACAATCCTATTTCACCGTACGCTGCTACCAAAAAATGTGGTGAAATTTTAGGTCATGTTTATCATGATTTATATAAAATTGATATGATCCAGCTTAGGTTCTTCACAGTGTACGGACCGAGACAAAGACCTGATCTTGCGATTCACAAATTCACAAAATTAATCTCTGAAAACCAGGAAATCCCTTTCTATGGTGACGGAACAACGGCCAGAGATTATACCTATATTGATGATATTATTGACGGAATTACGAAATCGATCCAATATCTGGAAAATAATTCCAATGTTTATGAAATCATTAATTTAGGAGAAAGCCAGGTTATTAATTTAAATGAAATGCTTTCTACCATAGAAAATACTCTAGGAAAATCTGCCATTAGAAAAAATCTGCCAATGCAGCCCGGCGATGTCCTGAAAACCAATGCCGATATTACCAAAGCTAAGACATTAATTGGCTATAAACCTGACACCAACTTCCAAAATGGCATAAAAAAATTTGTGGAATGGTTTTTGAGAAAATGA
- a CDS encoding DUF2797 domain-containing protein has translation MQFQGQILKMTSFNDEPIQYYLNLSGDLIHMNELLGKELTIKHTGFQCVNCGENKPIYRMGFCKSCFFESPYASDTIIRPELSTAHLGIAERDLEVEKQIQLQPHTVYLAYTGDVKVGVTRNTQIPTRWIDQGATFALPIARTENRYEAGMIEVALKEHLADKTNWRKMLQDDFEDEVDLADFQQKIKEYFPEDFQQFYSEGEELWRFDYPYEKPEKVSSFTLDKKPEFTGKLTGIKGQYLQFDGSNFINVRGHEGYVIEFNVKN, from the coding sequence ATGCAGTTTCAAGGGCAAATTTTAAAAATGACGAGCTTCAATGATGAGCCGATTCAATATTATCTTAATCTTTCAGGTGATCTTATTCATATGAATGAGCTTTTGGGAAAAGAATTAACGATAAAACACACAGGTTTTCAATGTGTAAATTGCGGTGAAAATAAACCTATTTACAGAATGGGATTTTGTAAAAGCTGCTTTTTTGAAAGCCCTTATGCAAGTGATACCATTATTCGTCCTGAACTTTCTACGGCGCATTTGGGAATTGCAGAGCGTGATCTTGAGGTTGAAAAGCAAATCCAGCTGCAGCCGCACACCGTGTATTTGGCCTATACGGGAGATGTAAAAGTTGGGGTGACGAGAAATACACAGATTCCTACACGATGGATCGATCAGGGCGCCACTTTCGCTTTACCTATTGCTAGAACAGAGAATCGGTATGAAGCCGGAATGATAGAAGTTGCCTTAAAAGAACATCTGGCTGATAAAACCAACTGGAGAAAAATGCTTCAGGATGATTTTGAAGATGAAGTAGATCTGGCAGATTTTCAACAAAAAATAAAAGAATATTTTCCGGAAGATTTCCAGCAGTTCTACAGTGAAGGCGAAGAACTCTGGAGGTTCGATTATCCTTATGAAAAACCTGAAAAAGTAAGTTCTTTTACTTTGGATAAAAAACCGGAATTTACCGGGAAGTTAACAGGTATTAAAGGACAGTATCTGCAATTCGATGGTAGTAATTTTATTAATGTAAGAGGACATGAAGGGTATGTGATTGAGTTTAATGTAAAAAATTAA